A window of the Elusimicrobiaceae bacterium genome harbors these coding sequences:
- the lpxC gene encoding UDP-3-O-acyl-N-acetylglucosamine deacetylase: MTETATLETETALAGVGLHTGLHCRAVFKPSRAGSAITFRRADVKGAAPVAALLGNVNSTVRGTNLSAGGSEVFTVEHILSACAGLGITDLAVELDGPEPPIMDGSARAFAAAFAAAGIVRTGGRIQTLSVDRALEYRAGDAVYTAKPAAEKVFRFIFEHPHPLVGRQEFVFEPARQDYAAVIAPARTFGFEEELAWLRQAGLAKGGSLENAVVVTGTEFLSAEGGLRFPDELARHKILDLLGDLALCGLPLAGVEITALRGGHRHNAGFGRLLLERGVRN, encoded by the coding sequence ATGACAGAAACGGCCACTCTTGAAACCGAAACAGCGCTTGCCGGCGTCGGCCTGCACACCGGGCTCCACTGCCGGGCGGTATTTAAGCCGTCGCGGGCGGGTTCGGCAATAACGTTCCGGCGCGCGGATGTGAAAGGCGCGGCTCCGGTTGCCGCTTTGCTGGGCAATGTCAATTCCACGGTGCGCGGCACGAATTTGTCGGCGGGCGGAAGCGAGGTGTTTACGGTCGAGCACATTTTATCGGCCTGCGCGGGCTTGGGCATAACCGATCTGGCGGTCGAGCTGGACGGGCCGGAACCGCCGATCATGGACGGCTCGGCCCGGGCGTTTGCCGCCGCGTTTGCGGCGGCGGGGATTGTCAGGACGGGCGGGCGGATTCAGACGCTGTCGGTTGACCGGGCGCTTGAATACAGGGCCGGTGACGCCGTGTATACCGCCAAACCTGCCGCGGAAAAGGTTTTCAGGTTCATCTTCGAGCATCCGCATCCTCTGGTCGGGCGGCAGGAGTTTGTGTTTGAGCCCGCGCGGCAGGACTACGCCGCAGTTATCGCTCCGGCCCGCACGTTCGGGTTCGAGGAGGAACTGGCGTGGCTGAGGCAGGCGGGCCTGGCGAAAGGCGGCTCGCTGGAGAACGCCGTGGTGGTCACCGGGACGGAGTTTTTAAGCGCCGAGGGCGGGCTGCGGTTTCCCGACGAGCTGGCGCGGCACAAGATACTTGATCTGCTGGGCGATCTGGCGCTGTGCGGCCTGCCGCTTGCCGGTGTGGAAATAACCGCCCTGCGCGGCGGGCACAGGCATAATGCCGGGTTCGGGCGGCTTTTGCTGGAACGGGGCGTCCGCAATTAG
- the fabZ gene encoding 3-hydroxyacyl-ACP dehydratase FabZ produces the protein MAEEKKTDLRFLLAAPAVRGMDARAVMEAIPHRPPFLLVDRVDIIEERKYALGTKGVTMSEPWFQGHFPGQPLMPGVLMLEAMAQTCAAAVMSLDEYRGKIAYFLTIDGAKFRRPVFPGDTLRLAVEFLRLGRMSRGRGQVFVEGALVVEADMTFVFQPAATTQTKESL, from the coding sequence ATGGCCGAAGAGAAAAAAACGGATTTGAGGTTCCTGCTTGCCGCGCCCGCGGTTCGCGGCATGGATGCCCGGGCGGTGATGGAAGCGATTCCGCACCGGCCGCCGTTTCTGCTGGTGGACCGGGTGGATATTATCGAGGAGCGCAAATATGCGCTTGGCACAAAAGGCGTCACCATGTCGGAACCGTGGTTTCAGGGCCATTTTCCCGGCCAGCCGCTTATGCCGGGCGTGCTGATGCTGGAGGCGATGGCGCAGACCTGCGCGGCGGCTGTGATGAGTCTTGACGAATACCGCGGCAAAATAGCCTATTTCCTTACTATAGACGGCGCAAAATTCCGGCGGCCCGTTTTTCCGGGCGATACGCTCAGGCTGGCGGTGGAGTTTCTGCGGCTGGGGCGCATGTCGCGCGGGCGCGGGCAGGTGTTTGTGGAAGGAGCTCTTGTGGTGGAAGCGGATATGACTTTTGTTTTTCAACCGGCAGCGACAACTCAAACAAAGGAGAGCTTATGA